A section of the Paenibacillus yonginensis genome encodes:
- the glnA gene encoding type I glutamate--ammonia ligase encodes MSAQDVLKLIEEQQIEWVDFRFTDLAGRSHHISLPATAVDEDTFVNGVAFDGSSIPGFRGIEESDMVMMPDSGSVFVDPFTAHPTLNVLCDIYTPEGERYERDPRSIAARAEQYLQDSGIGTHANFAPESEFFIFDDVRFESGMNKSYYSVDSEEASWNSGRNEEGSNQSFKVPVKGGYVPVAPTDKGQDLRSEMCRLLEEAGLSVERHHHEVATAGQAEINFRFDTLLKTADNLMKYKYIVQNTAYKAGKVATFMPKPLFGDNGSGMHVHQSIFNGSEPLFYEKGAYANLSETALHYIGGILYHAPALIAFTNPSTNSFKRLVPGYEAPVNLVFSKGNRSAAVRIPVAAVTPKGCRIEFRTPDSTANPYLAFSAMLMAGLDGIKNKIDPRAQGYGPFDTNIYELSDAEKENIRSVPGSLDEALDALVADHEFLTEGGVFTKEFIENFVDFKRHEARAVSTRVHPHEFSLYFDL; translated from the coding sequence ACATTCGTAAACGGCGTTGCGTTTGACGGTTCTTCTATTCCTGGTTTCCGTGGAATTGAAGAATCCGATATGGTTATGATGCCTGACAGCGGTTCTGTATTCGTAGATCCTTTCACGGCTCATCCAACGCTTAACGTATTGTGCGATATTTATACACCTGAAGGCGAACGTTACGAGCGCGATCCGCGCAGCATTGCAGCCCGTGCCGAACAGTATCTGCAGGATAGCGGCATCGGTACACATGCCAACTTTGCTCCGGAGTCCGAGTTCTTTATCTTTGACGACGTTCGATTCGAAAGCGGCATGAATAAGTCCTATTACTCCGTAGATTCCGAAGAAGCAAGCTGGAACAGCGGACGTAATGAAGAAGGTTCAAACCAGTCCTTCAAAGTGCCTGTTAAAGGCGGATATGTCCCTGTAGCTCCTACAGACAAAGGTCAAGACCTGCGCAGCGAAATGTGCCGTTTGCTTGAAGAAGCCGGTCTTAGCGTAGAGCGTCATCACCATGAAGTGGCGACAGCAGGCCAAGCGGAAATCAACTTCCGTTTCGATACTTTGCTCAAAACAGCAGACAACCTGATGAAATATAAATACATTGTTCAAAACACGGCTTATAAAGCAGGTAAAGTAGCAACGTTTATGCCTAAACCACTGTTTGGCGATAACGGTAGCGGCATGCACGTTCACCAATCGATCTTTAACGGCAGTGAGCCATTGTTCTATGAAAAAGGCGCTTATGCAAACCTGAGCGAAACAGCTTTGCATTACATCGGCGGCATCCTGTACCATGCACCGGCACTGATCGCTTTCACGAATCCGAGCACCAACTCGTTTAAACGCCTGGTTCCTGGCTACGAAGCCCCGGTCAACCTGGTATTCTCCAAAGGCAACCGTTCCGCGGCCGTGCGTATTCCGGTTGCAGCTGTTACGCCTAAAGGCTGCCGGATCGAGTTCCGTACACCGGACTCCACAGCGAACCCGTACCTGGCGTTCTCCGCTATGCTGATGGCCGGACTGGACGGCATCAAAAATAAAATCGACCCTAGAGCTCAAGGTTATGGTCCTTTCGATACAAATATCTATGAGCTGTCCGATGCCGAGAAAGAGAACATCCGCAGCGTTCCAGGTTCCCTGGACGAAGCGCTTGACGCTTTGGTTGCCGACCATGAGTTCCTGACTGAAGGCGGCGTATTCACCAAAGAATTTATCGAGAATTTTGTAGACTTCAAACGCCATGAAGCAAGAGCGGTTTCCACTCGTGTTCATCCGCATGAGTTCAGCCTTTACTTTGACCTGTAA